The genomic segment CGAGCCCCGGATCGCCCGCTAGGATTGCGCGTCCGATGGCGAAGGTCTGTCACAACTGCGGCAAGAAGCCGGCGTTCGGGAACTCCCGCAGCCACTCGATGGTCGCGACCCGCCGCCGCTTCAACCCGAACCTCCAGAAGGTCCGGATCGACGATTCGGGTAGCCCGCGCCGCGTCTACGTCTGCACCCGCTGCCTCAAGGCCGGCAAGGTCCGAAAGCACGTCTGATCGGGTCGCCCTGGTGGCCCGCCCAGTCGAACCGGTCGAGCGCTCGATCGAGAGGTTCCGCCGGGTCCTCACGGTCGCTCTCGCGCACCTCGAGGATCGCCGGACCGAGATCAACGACCTGAACGTCTTCCCGGTCGCCGACGGCGATACGGGCGACAACATGGCGCTGACGATGCGAAACGTGCTCGGCGAGCTCGATCGCCTCGAGCGCGAGTCCGACCAGGGGCCCTCGCGGCCCGAGATCGTCCACGCCGTCGCTCGAGCCGCGCTGATGGGCGCTCGCGGCAACTCGGGTGTGATCCTGAGTCAGATCGTCCGCGGTGCCGCCGAGGTCCTCGCGACCCCGCCGGGCCGGCTGATAGACCCCGAGTTGATCGAGCAGGCGCTGGCCCGGGCCTCCGAGGCGGCGTGGACGTCGGTCCGCGAGCCCGCCGAGGGCACGATTCTCAGCGGGATCGCGGCGATGGCCGCCGCCGTGCGCGAGCACCGCGAGCGCTGGGAGGGCGGCCGGCTCTCCGAGCAGGCGAGCTTCGACGAGCAGAACGCGCTACTGGCCGGGATGATGGCGACGGCTCTGTTCGCGGCCGAGGAGGCCGTGCGCCTGTCGCCGACCCAGCTCGAGGTCCTCGCCGAGGCCGACGCGGTCGACGCCGGCGCCCTCGGCCTCGCGGTGATCGTCCGCGGGCTCGTCGCCGGGCTGGCCGGCGAGGAGGCCGAGCTGCCGCCCCTACCGCACTACGCGCCCGCCCGGCTCGACCGCGTCCATCACGCCGAGGACGCCGCCTTCCAGTTCTGCACGAACCTCATCGTCACCGGCTCCGGCCTCGACCGCGAGAGCTTCGTCTCGCCGCTCGAGGCGCTCGGCGACTCGGTCCTCGTCGTCGGCGACGATGAGACGCTCAAGGTCCACGTGCACACGGACGACCCGGACGCGGCCAAGCGGGTCTTCGAGCACTCGGGCGCGGTGATCGCCCGCGAGGAGATCGCCGACATGCACGCCCAGGTCGCCGAGCAGATGGCGCGGCTCGGCGTGAGGACCGGCGTCGTCGCCGTGGCCTCGGGCGAGGGGATGAAGCGCCTGTTCGAGGAGCGCGGCGCGATCGTCGTCGACGGCGGGCC from the Thermoleophilia bacterium SCSIO 60948 genome contains:
- a CDS encoding 50S ribosomal protein L28; the protein is MAKVCHNCGKKPAFGNSRSHSMVATRRRFNPNLQKVRIDDSGSPRRVYVCTRCLKAGKVRKHV
- a CDS encoding DAK2 domain-containing protein, giving the protein MARPVEPVERSIERFRRVLTVALAHLEDRRTEINDLNVFPVADGDTGDNMALTMRNVLGELDRLERESDQGPSRPEIVHAVARAALMGARGNSGVILSQIVRGAAEVLATPPGRLIDPELIEQALARASEAAWTSVREPAEGTILSGIAAMAAAVREHRERWEGGRLSEQASFDEQNALLAGMMATALFAAEEAVRLSPTQLEVLAEADAVDAGALGLAVIVRGLVAGLAGEEAELPPLPHYAPARLDRVHHAEDAAFQFCTNLIVTGSGLDRESFVSPLEALGDSVLVVGDDETLKVHVHTDDPDAAKRVFEHSGAVIAREEIADMHAQVAEQMARLGVRTGVVAVASGEGMKRLFEERGAIVVDGGPTLNPSTGDIAAGIERAPGEGVLVLPNSRDVEMAAREAAAIAEREVLVIASRSPQAALSALVELDTDAPAAENAERIGSLLGSIRTGGVAPAAKDDVEGRFRRGDTVGFLDGAVIAWGGTGSVVRQTAAAVADGCEILTVIAGAGAPITLADLDLGLDGDVEVDSHVGDQPSWWWLLAAE